One genomic window of Vibrio ziniensis includes the following:
- a CDS encoding LysR family transcriptional regulator, translating into MRIEPSLLSSLTWFAHIARHHSFTKAASEMGVTRAALSQHLKALEQQLQVRLINRTTRSMSLTEEGQRLLDILQPSLTSIEQIVNELNESHVEPSGLIRISVSRTAARLLIEPHLGEFLSRYPKIRLELIMDDGFSNIVAEGVDAGIRLGISLDEHMVAVPITPPLTTAIVGSPDYFKRNGIPEKPEDLETHNCLAYRFTSSGTIDHWSLTSPDIEKHTVVFEPKGNAVFNDDHSMLQAAIQGVGLVKHIDLWVEKHINEGRLTRVLTPWCKSFPGFYLYVPSREHMPKKIRVLMDFLIEKRELLKLKE; encoded by the coding sequence ATGCGAATAGAACCTTCTTTACTTTCATCACTGACATGGTTTGCACATATTGCTCGCCATCACAGTTTCACTAAAGCCGCCTCAGAAATGGGGGTGACCCGTGCTGCCTTATCACAACACCTGAAAGCGTTGGAACAACAACTACAAGTTCGGTTAATCAATCGAACGACTAGAAGTATGTCGTTAACTGAAGAAGGTCAACGTCTACTTGATATTTTGCAACCTTCATTGACAAGCATTGAGCAAATCGTTAATGAACTGAACGAATCTCATGTCGAGCCTTCAGGATTAATTCGTATCAGTGTTTCGAGAACCGCTGCTCGGCTTCTTATTGAACCTCATCTCGGTGAATTTCTCTCTCGTTATCCCAAAATACGTTTAGAACTAATCATGGATGATGGGTTTTCTAACATTGTTGCTGAAGGCGTTGATGCTGGTATTCGGTTAGGAATAAGTTTGGATGAACACATGGTTGCTGTTCCTATTACACCACCATTAACAACTGCAATCGTTGGCTCTCCAGATTATTTCAAAAGAAATGGCATTCCGGAGAAACCTGAGGATCTAGAAACACACAACTGCCTTGCTTACCGTTTTACCTCAAGCGGAACAATTGATCATTGGTCGCTCACTTCTCCTGATATCGAAAAGCACACCGTTGTCTTCGAGCCAAAAGGTAATGCTGTGTTCAACGATGACCACAGCATGTTACAGGCAGCAATACAGGGTGTAGGTTTAGTGAAACATATTGATTTGTGGGTGGAAAAACACATTAACGAAGGTAGGCTAACCCGAGTTCTTACACCTTGGTGTAAATCGTTCCCGGGGTTTTACCTATATGTTCCTTCTAGGGAACATATGCCTAAAAAAATCCGCGTGCTAATGGATTTTTTAATCGAAAAGCGCGAACTTCTCAAACTCAAAGAGTAG
- a CDS encoding alpha/beta hydrolase, whose protein sequence is MSKVTFKNLNGQGIEISAVINFPKDFDATKQYAAVVVSHPGGGVKEQTAGLYASKLAENGLIAIAFDRSYQGESTGQPRQMENPYISTEDVSAVVDYLTTLEYVDNDKIGAMGICAGAGYSANAAINDRRIKALGMVSAVNIGQMFRNGWDNSVNDGDAVGYLEFGSNARTTDANGSEFAIIPLAPMREEDAPNAELREAWEYYHTPRCEHPNAPGFALTRNLNQIITYDAYHKAEAFLTQPILAVVGSEAGSKWMSDDLLGRAASADKTLYVIDGANHMSLYDVAEYVDDAVSQLSSFFQRSL, encoded by the coding sequence ATGTCTAAAGTCACTTTCAAAAATTTAAATGGTCAAGGTATCGAGATTTCTGCGGTTATTAACTTCCCTAAAGATTTTGATGCAACTAAACAGTATGCAGCCGTTGTTGTTTCTCACCCAGGTGGTGGCGTGAAAGAGCAAACAGCAGGGTTATACGCGAGTAAACTTGCGGAAAACGGCTTAATCGCTATTGCTTTTGACCGTTCATACCAAGGTGAAAGTACAGGTCAACCTCGTCAAATGGAAAACCCTTACATTAGTACTGAAGACGTGAGTGCGGTCGTCGACTATCTAACAACATTAGAATATGTCGATAACGACAAAATTGGTGCGATGGGTATTTGTGCCGGTGCTGGTTACAGCGCAAACGCGGCTATTAATGACCGTCGCATTAAGGCTCTGGGTATGGTTAGCGCAGTAAATATCGGTCAAATGTTTCGTAATGGCTGGGATAATTCGGTTAACGATGGTGACGCAGTCGGTTACTTAGAATTTGGGTCGAATGCACGTACAACAGATGCTAATGGCTCTGAATTCGCAATCATTCCATTAGCTCCAATGCGTGAAGAAGATGCGCCAAACGCAGAATTGCGAGAAGCATGGGAGTATTACCACACGCCACGCTGTGAACATCCAAATGCTCCGGGTTTTGCTTTAACCCGAAACTTAAACCAAATCATTACGTACGACGCATACCACAAAGCGGAAGCATTTTTGACTCAACCAATTCTTGCTGTCGTTGGTAGTGAAGCAGGTAGTAAGTGGATGAGTGACGACCTATTGGGTCGTGCAGCGAGCGCCGACAAAACCTTATATGTCATCGATGGTGCGAACCACATGTCGCTCTATGATGTTGCAGAATACGTCGATGACGCTGTATCCCAACTTTCATCTTTCTTCCAACGCTCTCTCTAA
- a CDS encoding alpha/beta hydrolase: MDTQKITFRNADMAWDMTALVLFPEGFNESKRYPTMISVHPFGSCKEQTSSAVYGKALAELGYVVIAFDASFQGESGGLPRYLEDPSQRVEDISRVIDYAVTLRYVDENRIGGLGICGGGGYIINSALTEKRLKAVVGITPVNLGRLFREGFSMYDPIANLEAMAAQRTAEARGSELQINELLPPSVEFAEENGLTERDVFEATEYYKTPRGQAEGGATRMLFSHAQKTLSWDAFAFAETLLTQPVMAVVGQKIGAFGAYRDGQEIYGRSVQSQDRQLVNLKNWSHYELYDHPEAVSMAMDKVSAFLEKHLK; the protein is encoded by the coding sequence ATGGACACGCAAAAAATTACTTTCAGAAATGCTGATATGGCTTGGGACATGACTGCCTTAGTTTTATTCCCAGAAGGCTTTAATGAATCGAAACGCTACCCAACAATGATAAGTGTTCATCCTTTTGGTAGTTGTAAAGAACAAACATCCAGCGCTGTCTATGGTAAGGCTCTAGCTGAGTTAGGTTACGTCGTGATCGCATTTGATGCGAGCTTTCAGGGAGAGTCGGGGGGACTGCCTCGCTACCTAGAAGACCCAAGTCAACGTGTTGAAGATATCAGTCGCGTTATCGACTATGCAGTGACCTTACGTTATGTCGATGAGAATAGAATTGGCGGACTCGGTATCTGCGGCGGTGGTGGTTACATCATCAATTCAGCTCTAACCGAGAAACGCTTGAAAGCTGTCGTAGGTATTACGCCAGTCAACTTAGGTCGCCTATTCCGTGAAGGTTTTAGCATGTACGATCCTATCGCTAACCTTGAAGCTATGGCTGCACAGCGTACCGCTGAAGCACGTGGCTCAGAATTGCAAATCAATGAACTTCTTCCTCCAAGTGTTGAATTTGCAGAAGAAAATGGATTAACAGAGCGAGATGTTTTTGAAGCGACTGAATACTATAAAACGCCACGTGGACAAGCCGAAGGTGGAGCGACTCGTATGTTGTTTTCACATGCACAGAAAACACTGAGTTGGGATGCCTTTGCGTTTGCCGAAACGTTACTAACTCAGCCTGTTATGGCTGTGGTTGGCCAAAAGATAGGGGCGTTTGGTGCCTATCGCGATGGACAAGAAATTTATGGTCGCTCTGTTCAATCACAAGACCGACAACTGGTTAATCTAAAAAATTGGTCTCACTATGAACTGTATGACCATCCTGAAGCAGTAAGTATGGCTATGGACAAGGTTTCTGCATTCCTTGAAAAGCACCTAAAGTGA
- a CDS encoding flavodoxin family protein, translating to MTRWIIVIAVLAIVAVFAVAFVVTRVENSQFSKNKLLTQVGSRPVATQSKVAVVVFSRSGSTGVLANHIADKKNGHLYEITADEYDLGIPGWISALKDARSNIADISPETIDLSTYETVYLGSPIWLYSPAPPIWQFAKNSDFTGKGVVLFNTFNSKFEESFIRDFESLVRSKGAVSFKHQYVNRGRMGNQISTREMLNNFDKLE from the coding sequence ATGACACGCTGGATAATTGTAATTGCAGTACTCGCTATTGTAGCGGTCTTCGCTGTTGCTTTTGTGGTAACGCGAGTCGAAAACTCGCAGTTTTCAAAGAATAAGTTATTAACGCAAGTTGGTTCTCGTCCCGTAGCGACTCAATCTAAAGTTGCTGTAGTTGTATTTTCTCGCTCTGGAAGTACTGGTGTGCTAGCAAACCATATAGCAGATAAAAAGAATGGACATCTCTACGAGATTACAGCGGATGAGTATGATCTTGGCATTCCGGGGTGGATAAGTGCGCTGAAGGATGCTCGCAGCAATATTGCAGATATCAGTCCTGAAACTATTGATCTATCAACTTATGAAACGGTTTATTTAGGCTCGCCTATCTGGTTATACAGTCCAGCGCCACCAATATGGCAGTTTGCTAAAAATAGCGATTTCACAGGTAAAGGTGTTGTTCTATTCAATACCTTTAACAGCAAGTTTGAAGAGAGTTTCATTAGAGACTTTGAATCATTAGTTCGTTCCAAAGGCGCGGTGAGCTTTAAACATCAATATGTGAATCGTGGACGTATGGGTAATCAGATTTCAACTCGGGAAATGCTAAACAACTTTGATAAGTTGGAGTGA
- a CDS encoding GlxA family transcriptional regulator: protein MNENNGVRFLLIPLNNFNMLPFGGFLDKLRFSADEADHSQQRYCSWKVVSHSKGLVISSSGIPIRVDLDFSDVKPANFDYVVFFGSRTATESQQQAAYYRSFVRNVVANGIPIVSIDNACFTLAELGLLNRHQIVVHWRHHSEFKATYPKVIVRDEQLYHFDKKLISCTGGSATIDLAVAILQKHVGQAKAEKGLADMLVDENRSMQHRLKSSEQGIHRNRHMDRAISLMQENLEQTMTVEQVAALIGISRRQLDRLFHQKLRISASHYWQELRLQHVYWRLKHSSHDLAQLADEVGVRDISYLCKIFKKRFGITPGQCRRNPIA from the coding sequence ATGAATGAAAACAATGGTGTCCGATTCTTATTGATACCTCTAAATAACTTTAACATGCTTCCGTTTGGTGGCTTCTTAGATAAACTCCGATTCTCCGCAGATGAAGCGGATCACAGTCAACAACGATATTGCTCATGGAAAGTTGTGTCTCACAGCAAAGGATTAGTCATTTCTAGTAGCGGAATCCCCATCAGAGTTGACCTCGATTTTAGTGACGTTAAGCCTGCGAATTTTGACTATGTGGTTTTCTTTGGTAGCCGCACAGCAACTGAATCTCAGCAGCAAGCCGCTTATTATCGTTCTTTTGTTCGAAATGTTGTCGCCAATGGAATACCAATCGTCAGCATTGATAACGCTTGCTTTACTCTAGCTGAGTTAGGACTACTTAACCGTCATCAAATTGTGGTTCATTGGCGGCACCATAGTGAGTTCAAAGCAACCTACCCTAAAGTAATTGTAAGAGATGAGCAGCTTTATCATTTTGATAAAAAGCTAATCAGTTGCACTGGAGGAAGTGCAACTATCGACCTTGCGGTGGCAATTTTGCAAAAGCATGTCGGTCAAGCAAAGGCAGAAAAAGGGTTAGCGGATATGCTGGTTGATGAAAATCGTAGCATGCAACACCGTCTAAAGTCGTCAGAGCAAGGAATACACAGGAATCGTCATATGGATAGAGCGATTTCTTTGATGCAAGAAAACTTGGAACAGACAATGACCGTAGAACAGGTTGCTGCGCTCATCGGGATTAGTCGACGACAGTTAGACCGCTTATTTCATCAAAAGCTCAGGATTTCAGCGAGTCATTATTGGCAAGAATTACGTTTACAACATGTGTACTGGCGATTGAAACATTCTAGTCATGACCTTGCCCAACTTGCAGATGAAGTGGGTGTTCGGGATATCAGCTATCTATGCAAGATTTTCAAGAAAAGATTTGGCATAACCCCAGGGCAATGCCGTCGCAATCCGATAGCGTGA
- a CDS encoding LysE family translocator, which yields MTFEIWCVFALSALGLACVPGPNSLLALSHGARYGYKKTIWTICGGVSGFFILITVAMLGLGTILEAKPELMVGLQWLGALYLAWLGFKLFLASAISIEQTTTVVSVLPKELFKQGYFAALSNPKVLLFFTAFLAQFINPDEAFIPQFLVITFSFLCIEFAVEYIVARLADKVKTLLLANGRTFNQCCGSIFLLLAAIAVVKSLI from the coding sequence ATGACGTTTGAAATTTGGTGTGTCTTTGCTTTGTCTGCGCTCGGTCTTGCTTGTGTCCCAGGTCCTAACTCGCTTTTAGCACTCAGCCACGGTGCACGATATGGCTATAAGAAGACAATTTGGACAATATGTGGTGGCGTGAGTGGCTTTTTCATCTTGATTACGGTAGCTATGCTAGGTTTAGGTACTATCCTAGAAGCAAAACCTGAATTGATGGTAGGTCTTCAATGGCTGGGAGCATTATATCTTGCATGGTTAGGCTTCAAACTGTTCTTAGCGTCTGCAATTAGTATTGAGCAAACAACAACAGTGGTGTCCGTTCTTCCTAAAGAGCTATTTAAGCAAGGCTATTTCGCCGCATTGTCTAATCCGAAAGTCTTACTATTCTTTACAGCTTTTCTAGCTCAGTTTATTAACCCTGATGAGGCGTTTATCCCCCAATTTCTGGTAATAACATTCAGCTTTCTTTGTATTGAATTCGCCGTAGAGTATATCGTGGCAAGATTGGCGGATAAGGTTAAAACACTGCTCTTAGCCAATGGGCGAACCTTCAATCAGTGTTGTGGTTCGATTTTCTTGCTGTTAGCAGCAATAGCTGTTGTAAAGAGCCTCATTTAA
- a CDS encoding Crp/Fnr family transcriptional regulator, with protein MTASIISRFPSLIRVGHVHHFKKKETLLNEGDICDSVYIIEKGCVRSWFNGDGHDVTFQFFFEGDIVTSFESLKRNLPALYNIETITEARLRVMSKNELVQLLDNDSSIKQAVDDYIAERLYHYQALFISRIKNNPQQRYEELLNLQPDIFDKVPHHYIATYLGMTPVSLSRIKAKNK; from the coding sequence ATGACTGCTTCAATCATCTCAAGGTTTCCGAGTCTTATTCGAGTTGGACATGTTCATCATTTTAAAAAGAAAGAAACGTTGCTCAATGAAGGCGATATCTGCGATTCGGTCTATATTATCGAGAAGGGCTGCGTCAGATCTTGGTTTAATGGTGATGGTCATGATGTGACTTTTCAGTTCTTCTTTGAAGGGGATATAGTCACTTCTTTCGAAAGCCTTAAGCGCAACCTCCCTGCTTTGTACAATATTGAAACTATTACAGAGGCTCGTTTACGCGTTATGTCTAAGAATGAGCTAGTTCAATTACTCGATAACGATAGCAGCATAAAACAGGCGGTTGATGACTACATTGCAGAGCGTTTGTACCACTACCAAGCGCTTTTCATCTCTCGGATAAAGAATAATCCACAGCAAAGATATGAAGAGCTACTCAACCTTCAACCTGATATCTTTGATAAAGTTCCTCATCACTACATAGCGACATACTTAGGTATGACACCTGTGTCGTTAAGTCGAATCAAAGCAAAAAATAAGTGA
- a CDS encoding NAD(P)-dependent oxidoreductase — protein sequence MNTKNLKVGFIGLGKMGSGICENIQKAGYQLTVYNRTISKTKPFLARGAMVAHSIKELVEQSDIIFTSLLDDHSIIELSLAKNGILDSRTTGKIHVGLTTIQPSTADNLKSEHEKRGCQYIAAPVVGRPDAAAAGQLITFLAGEPSAIEVAQPIIESYTVKQVSVGNTASSANGMKICVNYMAMAQLSMLGEVFTFAEKSQLDKRQVLAVAQMFFAGNEAMSSYAEKIAARDFDTVGFDLTAGLKDALIFETAFTACGVKPSAILGAKDNLVAANANGLGQKDWSALTEISRQLAGLID from the coding sequence ATGAATACAAAAAATCTGAAAGTAGGTTTTATCGGTCTTGGTAAAATGGGATCGGGTATCTGTGAAAATATTCAAAAAGCGGGATACCAATTAACGGTTTACAACAGAACGATATCGAAGACTAAGCCGTTTCTGGCGCGAGGTGCAATGGTCGCTCACAGTATCAAAGAACTCGTTGAGCAATCCGATATCATTTTTACCAGCCTGTTAGATGACCATTCCATTATTGAGTTATCTCTTGCTAAAAATGGCATTCTTGATTCAAGGACAACGGGGAAAATCCATGTTGGACTAACGACAATTCAACCCTCAACAGCAGATAATCTGAAATCAGAGCATGAAAAACGTGGTTGCCAATATATTGCAGCCCCTGTTGTTGGACGTCCTGATGCAGCGGCGGCGGGTCAGCTTATTACCTTCCTTGCAGGAGAGCCGTCAGCTATAGAAGTTGCTCAACCGATAATAGAGTCGTATACAGTGAAACAAGTATCTGTTGGTAACACTGCTAGCTCAGCTAATGGAATGAAAATATGTGTGAATTATATGGCTATGGCGCAACTCTCAATGTTGGGTGAAGTATTTACATTCGCAGAGAAAAGTCAGCTAGATAAAAGACAAGTGTTGGCTGTTGCTCAAATGTTTTTTGCAGGAAATGAAGCCATGAGTTCCTATGCAGAAAAAATAGCAGCGAGAGATTTTGACACGGTTGGTTTCGATCTTACTGCGGGTTTAAAAGACGCATTAATATTCGAAACCGCGTTCACTGCTTGTGGTGTAAAACCGTCAGCAATTCTGGGGGCCAAAGATAACTTAGTCGCAGCAAATGCAAATGGACTAGGGCAAAAAGACTGGAGCGCATTGACTGAGATATCTCGACAACTCGCGGGACTAATTGACTAA
- the cspE gene encoding transcription antiterminator/RNA stability regulator CspE, producing MSNKTTGSVKWFNETKGFGFITPDNGGADLFVHFRSIASEGFKTLAEGQKVSFNVEQGNKGPQAGNVTLV from the coding sequence ATGTCAAATAAAACAACTGGCTCAGTAAAATGGTTTAACGAAACTAAAGGCTTTGGATTTATCACTCCAGATAACGGTGGTGCTGACCTATTCGTTCATTTCCGATCAATTGCTAGCGAAGGTTTCAAAACATTAGCTGAAGGCCAAAAGGTTTCTTTTAATGTTGAACAAGGTAACAAAGGACCACAAGCTGGCAACGTTACTTTAGTATAA